Proteins encoded within one genomic window of Triticum aestivum cultivar Chinese Spring chromosome 2D, IWGSC CS RefSeq v2.1, whole genome shotgun sequence:
- the LOC123053949 gene encoding ATP-dependent Clp protease proteolytic subunit — translation MLPHGPTRLTLTPTSPLPTPPSRSHLAAPGPNPRPNPLNPAPNPSAAAMLRRLASAAAPRAFFSPSPAAGHAPRREYGLVPMVIEHTSRGERAYDIFSRLLKERIVCIHGPIADDTASLVVAQLLFLESENPAKPIHLYINSPGGVVTAGLAIYDTMQYIRSPVTTLCIGQAASMGSLLLAAGAPGERRALPNARVMIHQPSGGASGQASDIAIQAKEILKVRDRLNKIYAKHTGQAIDRIEECMERDMFMDPVEAHAWGLIDEVIEHRPISLVSDAVSSEPPKNSGGGENKGTEEPSPA, via the coding sequence ATGCTTCCCCACGGCCCCACTCGTCTGACTCTAACCCCGACCTCACCTCTCCCCACCCCGCCGTCTCGGTCTCACCTCGCCGCGCCGGGACCCAATCCCAGACCCAATCCCCTAAACCcggccccaaaccctagcgccgccgccatgctgcgccgcctcgcctccgccgccgccccgcgggcCTTCTTCTCGCCCTCCCCGGCGGCAGGCCACGCCCCGCGCCGCGAGTACGGGCTGGTCCCCATGGTGATCGAGCACACCTCCCGCGGGGAGCGCGCCTACGACATCTTCTCGCGCCTCCTCAAGGAGCGCATCGTCTGCATCCACGGGCCCATCGCCGACGACACGGCCTCGCTCGTCGTCGCCCAGCTGCTCTTCCTCGAGTCCGAGAACCCCGCCAAGCCGATCCACCTCTACATCAACTCCCCCGGCGGGGTCGTCACCGCGGGCCTCGCGATCTACGACACCATGCAGTACATCCGCTCCCCGGTCACCACGCTCTGCATCGGCCAGGCCGCCTCCATGGGCTCGCTGCTGCTCGCCGCGGGCGCGCCCGGCGAGCGCCGCGCGCTGCCGAACGCCCGGGTTATGATCCACCAGCCGTCGGGCGGCGCCTCCGGGCAGGCCTCCGACATTGCGATCCAGGCCAAGGAGATCCTCAAGGTGCGCGACCGCCTCAACAAGATCTACGCCAAGCATACGGGCCAGGCCATCGACCGCATAGAGGAGTGTATGGAGAGGGACATGTTTATGGATCCGGTGGAGGCGCACGCCTGGGGGCTCATCGATGAGGTCATCGAGCACCGCCCTATTTCACTCGTTTCTGATGCCGTGAGCAGCGAGCCACCGAAGAACAGCGGAGGAGGGGAAAACAAGGGAACGGAGGAGCCGTCTCCAGCTTGA